Proteins encoded within one genomic window of Saccharomyces mikatae IFO 1815 strain IFO1815 genome assembly, chromosome: 15:
- the TUF1 gene encoding translation elongation factor Tu (similar to Saccharomyces cerevisiae TUF1 (YOR187W); ancestral locus Anc_6.95) has translation MSAILPRFLKRTAFRAPTNLLRLSSVISRAFSQSTTASAAAFDRSKPHVNIGTIGHVDHGKTTLTAAITKTLAAKGGANFLDYAAIDKAPEERARGITISTAHVEYETAKRHYSHVDCPGHADYIKNMITGAAQMDGAIIVVAATDGQMPQTREHLLLARQVGVQHIVVFVNKVDTIDDPEMLELVEMEMRELLNEYGFDGDNAPIIMGSALCALEGRQPEIGEQAIMKLLDAVDEYIPTPERDLNKPFLMPVEDIFSISGRGTVVTGRVERGNLKKGEELEIVGHNTTPLKTTVTGIEMFRKELDSAMAGDNAGVLLRGIRRDQLKRGMVLAKPGTVKAHTKILASLYILSKEEGGRHSGFGENYRPQMFIRTADVTVVMRFPKEVEDHSMQVMPGDNVEMECDLIHPTPLEVGQRFNIREGGKTVGTGLITRIIE, from the coding sequence ATGTCAGCTATATTACCAAGATTTCTTAAAAGAACAGCTTTTAGGGCTCCCACCAACCTTCTGAGGCTCTCTTCAGTAATTTCGAGGGCCTTTTCTCAAAGTACCACTGCCTCCGCAGCAGCTTTCGATCGTTCCAAACCGCATGTAAATATAGGTACGATTGGGCATGTTGACCATGGGAAGACTACCTTGACCGCAGCCATTACCAAGACTTTGGCCGCGAAAGGTGGTGCCAACTTTTTGGATTATGCTGCTATTGATAAAGCACCTGAAGAAAGAGCCCGTGGTATTACAATTTCGACGGCTCACGTGGAGTACGAAACTGCTAAAAGACATTACTCTCACGTCGACTGTCCAGGTCACGCTGATTATATCAAGAATATGATTACGGGTGCAGCCCAAATGGATGGTGCTATCATTGTTGTGGCCGCCACAGATGGACAAATGCCTCAAACAAGAGAACATTTGCTACTGGCCAGGCAGGTTGGTGTTCAACATATAGTCGTTTTCGTTAATAAGGTTGATACTATCGATGATCCTGAAATGTTAGAATTGGTGGAAATGGAAATGAGAGAACTACTAAACGAATACGGTTTTGACGGTGATAATGCTCCAATTATCATGGGTTCTGCTCTTTGTGCTTTGGAAGGTCGTCAACCTGAAATTGGGGAACAGGCTATCATGAAGCTTTTGGATGCGGTGGATGAGTATATCCCTACACCTGAAAGAGATTTGAACAAACCATTCTTGATGCCCGTTGAAGAtatcttttccatttctggTAGAGGTACCGTGGTCACTGGTCGTGTGGAAAGAGGTAACTTGAAGAAGGGTGAGGAACTGGAAATCGTTGGTCATAACACTACTCCATTGAAGACAACAGTTACCGGTATTGAAATGTTTAGAAAGGAATTGGACTCAGCCATGGCCGGTGATAACGCAGGTGTTCTACTAAGAGGTATCAGAAGAGATCAATTGAAGAGAGGTATGGTTCTGGCTAAACCAGGTACTGTTAAAGCTCATACAAAAATCCTTGCTTCTTTGTATATTTTATCCAAGGAAGAAGGTGGTAGACACTCTGGGTTTGGTGAAAACTACAGACCACAAATGTTTATTAGAACTGCTGATGTCACAGTCGTTATGAGATTTCCTAAGGAAGTTGAGGATCATTCTATGCAAGTTATGCCAGGAGACAACGTTGAAATGGAGTGTGATTTGATCCATCCTACTCCATTAGAAGTTGGTCAACGTTTCAACATTAGAGAAGGTGGTAAAACTGTTGGTACCGGTCTGATCACACGTATCATTGAATGA